From Pseudarthrobacter equi, a single genomic window includes:
- a CDS encoding MarR family winged helix-turn-helix transcriptional regulator has protein sequence MTTAAAPDTREDDLLLEHQLCFALTVASRSVVGAYKPVLEKLNLTHPQYLVMLALWETSPRTVRNISEALAQEPATISPLLRRLEAAGYITRQRADGNERALSVELTPKGAALRQEALKVPGTMMDRLGLTRGQVTELHASMMALIAATSGSTES, from the coding sequence ATGACCACCGCAGCCGCCCCGGACACCCGTGAAGACGACCTGCTCCTGGAGCACCAGTTGTGCTTCGCCCTGACCGTGGCTTCCCGCAGCGTCGTAGGCGCCTACAAGCCCGTCCTCGAAAAACTGAACCTGACACACCCGCAGTACCTCGTCATGCTCGCGCTCTGGGAAACAAGTCCCCGCACCGTCAGGAACATCAGCGAAGCCCTGGCCCAGGAACCCGCCACCATTTCACCGCTGCTGCGCCGCCTTGAAGCCGCTGGATACATCACCCGGCAACGCGCTGACGGGAACGAACGTGCGCTGTCGGTGGAACTCACGCCGAAGGGAGCCGCCCTCCGGCAGGAGGCGCTCAAGGTTCCCGGCACCATGATGGACAGGCTGGGACTGACCCGCGGGCAGGTCACCGAACTGCACGCCAGCATGATGGCGCTCATCGCCGCCACATCCGGCAGCACGGAGTCATAG